One segment of Senegalia massiliensis DNA contains the following:
- the pepF gene encoding oligoendopeptidase F yields MSKVKLRDEIDSNFKWDIESMYKNDEDWEKDFKKVKSLIGELKLFKGNVIKNPDNLLGLLRLKDEISRTVSNVYTFAKMKQDEDTNNAKYQEFTDRATTLMVNIGEVSSFIVPEILELNKEDILLFKKKNPGLNEYSHYLDEIFRQKEHILSEKEEAIIAGVGDIANGPENTFSMLNNADLEFPVIKDENGEEIQITHGRFIPLMENKDRRVREDAFKALYETYGNYKNTFASILNTNIKKNIFYSKVRRYNSSLNAALDEDNISVKVYDNLLESVNDNLDKMHKYIEIRKRALDLGDIHFYDLYTPIVKEIDMDIEYEEAKEIVLKGLSPLKREYLEIAKKGFDSGWIDVYENKGKRSVAYSWGTYDSKPFILLNYQNTLDNMFTIAHEMGHSMHSYFSKNNQPYIYSGYSIFVAEVASTVNEALLINYMLENEVDPRKKLYFLNHFLEQFRGTIYRQTMFAEFEKIIHEKTEKGESLTAEAFSNIYKNLNRKYYGEEIVIDEEIAMEWARIPHFYYNFYVYQYATGFSAAVYLSQKILNNEEGAVEKYLEFLKSGSSDYPIEVLKKAGVDMTTKKPVDDALKLFGELVDKMERLI; encoded by the coding sequence ATGAGTAAGGTAAAATTAAGAGATGAAATAGATTCTAATTTTAAATGGGATATTGAATCTATGTATAAAAATGATGAAGATTGGGAAAAAGATTTTAAAAAAGTTAAATCATTAATAGGAGAATTAAAATTATTTAAAGGAAATGTAATTAAAAATCCAGATAATTTATTGGGGTTATTAAGATTAAAAGATGAAATTTCTAGAACAGTAAGTAATGTATACACATTTGCTAAAATGAAACAAGATGAAGATACCAATAATGCCAAATATCAAGAATTTACTGACAGAGCAACAACTTTAATGGTAAATATAGGTGAAGTTTCTTCTTTTATAGTACCTGAGATTTTAGAATTAAATAAAGAAGATATTTTGCTATTTAAGAAGAAAAATCCTGGCTTAAATGAATATTCTCATTACTTAGATGAAATTTTCAGACAAAAAGAACATATATTAAGTGAAAAAGAAGAGGCTATAATAGCAGGAGTAGGAGATATTGCAAATGGTCCTGAAAATACTTTTTCTATGCTTAATAATGCAGATTTAGAATTTCCTGTTATAAAGGATGAAAATGGCGAAGAAATACAGATTACTCATGGCAGATTTATACCTCTAATGGAGAATAAAGATAGAAGAGTAAGAGAAGATGCATTTAAAGCATTATATGAGACTTATGGGAATTATAAAAATACATTTGCAAGTATTTTAAACACTAATATAAAGAAAAATATATTTTACTCTAAAGTTAGGAGATATAATTCATCACTAAATGCAGCATTGGATGAAGATAATATTTCTGTAAAAGTATATGATAATTTATTAGAATCGGTAAATGATAATTTAGATAAGATGCATAAATATATAGAAATAAGAAAAAGAGCTCTTGACTTAGGAGATATTCATTTTTATGATTTATATACTCCAATAGTAAAAGAAATAGATATGGATATAGAATATGAAGAAGCTAAAGAAATTGTATTAAAAGGATTAAGTCCTTTAAAAAGAGAGTATTTAGAAATAGCTAAAAAAGGGTTTGATTCTGGATGGATAGATGTATATGAAAATAAAGGAAAACGAAGTGTAGCATATTCATGGGGAACATATGATTCAAAGCCATTTATATTATTAAATTATCAAAATACATTGGATAATATGTTTACTATTGCACATGAAATGGGCCATTCAATGCATAGTTATTTTTCAAAGAATAATCAACCTTATATATATTCAGGATATAGTATATTTGTAGCTGAAGTAGCTTCTACTGTAAATGAAGCTCTTCTTATAAATTATATGTTAGAAAATGAAGTTGATCCAAGAAAGAAATTATATTTTTTAAATCATTTTTTAGAACAATTTAGAGGTACTATATACAGACAAACAATGTTTGCGGAATTTGAAAAGATAATACATGAAAAAACAGAAAAGGGAGAATCATTAACAGCAGAAGCTTTTAGTAATATATATAAGAATTTAAATAGAAAGTATTATGGAGAAGAAATAGTTATTGATGAAGAAATAGCAATGGAATGGGCAAGAATTCCACACTTTTACTATAATTTTTATGTATATCAATATGCAACAGGTTTTTCAGCAGCAGTTTATTTGTCTCAGAAGATACTTAATAATGAAGAGGGAGCAGTAGAAAAATACTTAGAATTTTTAAAAAGTGGAAGTTCAGACTATCCTATAGAAGTATTGAAAAAGGCTGGGGTAGACATGACTACAAAGAAACCTGTAGATGATGCATTAAAACTTTTTGGTGAATTAGTAGATAAAATGGAAAGACTTATATAA
- a CDS encoding NAD(+)/NADH kinase, which produces MNNSTYKNKKINVIYNKDEESSNTAALLKQKLNIRGYTVTKNYDTEAILNICVGGDGSFLTAVHHYGFPDIPFVGINTGHLGFFQEISPTNLEEFLDKLDSNDYIVDSLYLVEALVCTRTSCIDLIGINEIVVKGIESKVIHLNISIDNTYLERFSGDGVIISTPMGSSAYNFSSGGSIVYTTLDVLQLTPLAPINSKVYRSLTTSAIVPSDMEIKIAPEYRDENSILITVDGNQHKYENITEISFKLSKMTINLLNMGKKDFWSNVRDKFL; this is translated from the coding sequence ATGAATAATTCTACATATAAAAATAAAAAGATAAATGTAATATATAATAAAGATGAAGAGTCGTCAAATACAGCTGCATTATTAAAACAAAAATTAAATATTAGAGGATATACAGTCACTAAAAATTATGATACAGAAGCAATACTAAATATATGTGTTGGTGGTGATGGTTCATTCTTAACAGCAGTACATCATTATGGATTCCCTGATATTCCATTTGTAGGGATAAATACTGGACATTTAGGTTTTTTTCAAGAAATATCCCCTACAAATTTAGAAGAATTTTTAGATAAATTAGACTCTAATGACTATATAGTTGATTCTTTATATTTAGTTGAAGCATTAGTATGTACAAGAACAAGTTGCATTGATCTTATAGGAATTAATGAAATTGTCGTAAAGGGAATAGAATCTAAAGTTATACATCTAAATATTTCAATAGATAATACATATCTTGAAAGATTTAGTGGTGACGGGGTAATTATATCTACTCCTATGGGAAGTTCTGCTTACAATTTTTCTTCTGGTGGAAGTATAGTATATACTACTTTAGATGTACTGCAATTAACACCACTAGCCCCTATAAATTCAAAAGTATATCGTTCTCTTACTACTAGTGCAATAGTTCCAAGTGATATGGAAATAAAAATAGCTCCAGAATATAGAGATGAAAATTCAATACTTATAACAGTCGATGGAAATCAACATAAATATGAAAATATAACTGAAATTAGTTTTAAACTTTCTAAAATGACTATAAACCTACTCAATATGGGTAAAAAAGATTTTTGGAGTAATGTCAGAGATAAATTCTTATAA
- the trpS gene encoding tryptophan--tRNA ligase codes for MSEKKVIFSGVQPSGELTLGNYLGAIRNWVDLQEKYDCYYCVVDLHSITVPQIAKDLRRRTLEVMSLYMACGIDPSKSTIFIQSHVPEHTQLSWVLSSMTYLGELNRMTQFKDKIKKNEKNLNAGLLTYPVLMASDILLYSTDSVPVGEDQKQHLELARDLASRFNNRYSETFKVPDPLISTVGARIMDLQNPSQKMSKSAENENGYILLKDDPDTIRRKVKRSITDSINQVRYSDEQLGIKNLLTIYSKLTGEKISDIENKYIGKGYGEFKEDISEIIIDTLKPIREKYLEYMNDKAYLEKVYKEGSEKASRVARKTLRKVYKKTGFIPR; via the coding sequence ATGAGTGAAAAAAAAGTTATATTTAGTGGAGTACAGCCTTCAGGTGAATTAACATTAGGTAATTACTTAGGAGCTATAAGAAATTGGGTAGATTTGCAAGAAAAATATGATTGTTATTATTGTGTTGTAGATTTACATTCTATAACAGTACCACAAATAGCTAAAGACTTAAGGAGAAGAACATTAGAAGTTATGTCATTATATATGGCTTGTGGAATAGATCCTTCAAAATCTACAATATTTATTCAATCACATGTTCCAGAACATACTCAACTATCCTGGGTTTTATCTTCAATGACTTATTTAGGTGAATTAAATCGAATGACTCAGTTTAAAGATAAAATCAAGAAAAATGAAAAGAACTTAAATGCTGGATTATTAACTTATCCTGTGCTAATGGCATCAGATATTTTATTATACAGTACGGATTCAGTTCCAGTAGGGGAAGATCAAAAGCAACACTTAGAACTTGCACGTGATTTAGCTTCTAGGTTTAACAATAGATATAGCGAAACATTTAAAGTACCAGATCCACTTATATCTACTGTTGGAGCTAGGATAATGGATTTGCAAAATCCTTCTCAAAAGATGTCAAAATCAGCTGAAAATGAAAATGGATATATATTATTAAAAGATGACCCAGATACTATTAGAAGAAAGGTAAAGAGAAGTATAACTGATTCAATAAATCAAGTTAGATACTCAGATGAACAACTTGGAATTAAAAATCTTCTTACAATTTACTCTAAATTAACTGGAGAAAAGATTTCAGATATTGAAAATAAATATATTGGAAAAGGATATGGAGAATTTAAAGAGGATATTTCAGAAATTATAATTGATACTTTAAAACCCATAAGAGAAAAATATTTAGAATATATGAACGATAAAGCTTATTTAGAAAAGGTATATAAAGAAGGAAGTGAAAAAGCTAGTAGAGTTGCTCGTAAAACTCTTAGAAAAGTTTATAAAAAAACTGGATTTATTCCTAGATAA
- a CDS encoding zinc dependent phospholipase C family protein: MNRFEKYYGMAFKSVLWALNPFKKKIITTECKVHRFINYQSMKLLADNNYIEEFEVYNHYLEEVNRGAVWADQDFKSTSHFYSPTKRRGMFGHSNAKNLTNNYYKKAISYWKKGYKSRSMFYLGASLHIIQDMTIPQHVNIRLLDNHRQYENFVKTTYDIVKEFRTSKSPIEFKKLNSYIVFNAKTALKQYKKYKDLENSRERYYKITKCSLPLAQRTTAGCMIKFLKDVKYYDNKNNIN, translated from the coding sequence ATGAATAGATTTGAAAAATATTATGGAATGGCTTTTAAATCTGTCTTATGGGCTTTAAATCCATTTAAAAAGAAAATAATAACTACAGAATGCAAAGTTCATAGATTTATTAACTATCAGTCAATGAAGCTCTTAGCTGATAATAATTATATAGAAGAATTTGAAGTATATAATCATTATTTAGAAGAAGTAAATAGAGGAGCAGTTTGGGCTGATCAAGATTTCAAAAGTACAAGTCATTTTTATAGTCCGACTAAACGTAGGGGGATGTTTGGCCATTCTAATGCAAAGAATTTGACAAATAATTATTATAAAAAAGCAATTTCATATTGGAAAAAAGGTTATAAAAGTAGGTCTATGTTTTATTTAGGAGCATCACTTCATATAATACAAGATATGACAATACCTCAACATGTAAATATACGCCTTTTAGATAATCATAGACAATATGAAAATTTTGTAAAGACAACATATGATATAGTAAAGGAGTTTAGAACAAGTAAAAGCCCAATAGAATTTAAAAAATTAAATAGTTATATAGTTTTTAATGCTAAAACCGCATTAAAACAATATAAAAAGTATAAGGATTTGGAAAATTCAAGAGAAAGATATTATAAAATAACAAAATGTTCACTTCCACTTGCACAGAGAACTACTGCAGGATGTATGATAAAATTTTTAAAAGATGTAAAGTATTATGATAATAAAAACAATATAAATTAA
- a CDS encoding RluA family pseudouridine synthase, producing the protein MIIPKESHNIINLKVEEKEIKLKVFLNNKMNLSSRLFKKLIRQKNIFINNKPLSNEFYVYSNDIITIKFEKEQNVYKPQEMDLNIIYEDVDVIAINKEPNILVHPTKNHPQDTITNGIVYYFKKNNIDKKVRLVNRLDMDTSGILIVAKNSYAHGQMAEQFRNNIIKKYIAVVKGVVKENKGIINLPIMKSREGIKQVVDKSGKESITEFEVVERFKDITILSLKILTGRTHQIRVHLSYLGHPIIGDSLYGEESDFISRQALHSYYLKFNRVRDKKEIELKSDLPYDIKALIEKVK; encoded by the coding sequence ATGATTATACCCAAAGAAAGCCATAATATTATAAATTTAAAAGTTGAAGAAAAAGAAATAAAATTAAAAGTTTTTTTAAACAATAAAATGAATCTATCATCAAGATTATTTAAAAAACTTATTAGACAAAAAAATATATTTATAAATAATAAACCTTTAAGTAATGAATTTTATGTTTATAGTAATGATATCATTACTATAAAGTTTGAAAAAGAACAAAATGTGTATAAACCACAGGAAATGGATTTAAATATAATATATGAAGATGTTGATGTTATAGCTATAAATAAAGAGCCTAATATCTTAGTTCATCCAACTAAAAATCATCCACAAGATACTATTACAAATGGTATAGTTTATTATTTTAAAAAGAATAATATAGATAAAAAGGTAAGACTAGTAAATAGGTTAGATATGGATACTTCAGGAATATTGATTGTTGCAAAAAATTCTTATGCCCACGGACAAATGGCAGAACAATTTAGAAATAATATAATAAAAAAATATATTGCAGTTGTTAAAGGCGTAGTAAAAGAAAATAAGGGAATAATTAATCTTCCGATTATGAAATCTAGAGAAGGTATTAAACAAGTAGTAGATAAGAGTGGAAAAGAATCTATAACAGAGTTTGAAGTTGTGGAAAGGTTTAAAGATATTACTATTTTAAGCCTCAAGATTCTTACAGGAAGAACTCATCAAATAAGAGTACATTTATCATACTTAGGTCATCCTATTATAGGGGATAGTTTATATGGTGAAGAAAGTGATTTCATATCTAGACAAGCTTTACATTCATATTATTTAAAATTCAATAGGGTTAGAGATAAAAAAGAAATAGAATTAAAATCAGATTTACCTTACGATATAAAAGCATTAATAGAAAAAGTGAAATGA
- a CDS encoding cell wall hydrolase, with protein sequence MPMSARELLARIIKCEAGGEGDTGMKAVATVVMNRVHIPYGEYQRVNMGNLRNVIFQEGQFDCVRNVIGGRRNPQTIWASPPEQIHYEIADWALSGNKQWNIVNSLWYMNPFVPECPTYFPRNRSGVINTRIRKHCFFDPTELYKET encoded by the coding sequence ATGCCAATGTCAGCAAGAGAATTATTAGCTAGAATTATCAAATGTGAGGCAGGGGGAGAGGGAGACACTGGAATGAAGGCAGTTGCTACTGTAGTTATGAATAGAGTTCATATTCCCTATGGAGAATACCAAAGAGTGAATATGGGGAATTTAAGAAATGTAATATTTCAAGAAGGACAATTTGATTGTGTAAGAAATGTTATAGGAGGAAGAAGAAACCCTCAAACAATTTGGGCTAGTCCTCCGGAACAGATTCATTATGAAATAGCAGATTGGGCCTTGTCAGGTAATAAGCAATGGAATATTGTAAACTCTTTATGGTATATGAATCCTTTTGTCCCTGAATGTCCTACTTATTTTCCACGGAATAGAAGTGGGGTGATAAATACCAGAATAAGAAAACATTGTTTTTTTGATCCAACTGAACTTTATAAAGAAACTTAA
- a CDS encoding putative polysaccharide biosynthesis protein has product MNKIKFIYGAIILALVNFLVRAMGFGYKIILSKIIGAKGIGLFQLINPILMLFLTITTAGLPIAVTKLVAKQEAKNNSLASKQILKVSIYITILFSLILSLILFLLSPFISSNILKNKNTLYFLYFLIPAILLISLSSVTRGYFYGLKKMAISGSSQIIEQITRIIFVLLYLYFSYPIDSTWGAFIALLGISIGEFFGLLWLFLNYNIINFKSKKNIVNKKLSSKEIITSLFFIAMPITISQFFHVLLQISNTILIPRRLILAGYTMEQSLEIFGRVAGMAMPFVFLPFIFTGALVMNIIPNISEQISKNNLSDVEKSSSLCLRVTFILTIPITLIYIFYSIPITDFVYNDVLVGKYLYVLSYSTIFLSLHHTASGILHGLGKQIQASINHFIGMSIQLLATFFLVSNPNYGIYGFLIGFLVCSIVMFSLDFITLKKYIKIKWDITNFILKPVISGGIMLQSIKLGYYFINHFQLNQFYIIINYLISIFIYFILLIITNALPINIILKLLSKKRHK; this is encoded by the coding sequence TTGAATAAAATCAAATTCATATATGGTGCTATAATTTTAGCTTTAGTAAATTTTTTAGTTAGAGCTATGGGATTTGGATATAAGATTATTTTATCAAAAATAATAGGAGCAAAAGGAATAGGTCTTTTCCAATTAATAAATCCTATTCTAATGCTATTTTTAACCATAACTACTGCTGGATTACCTATAGCTGTTACTAAACTTGTTGCTAAGCAAGAGGCCAAAAATAATAGTTTAGCAAGTAAACAAATATTGAAAGTTTCGATCTATATTACAATTTTATTTTCACTGATTTTAAGTTTAATATTATTTTTACTATCCCCATTTATAAGTTCTAATATATTAAAAAATAAAAATACATTATATTTCTTATACTTTTTAATTCCAGCAATCTTACTAATTTCTTTATCTTCTGTAACTAGAGGATATTTCTATGGATTAAAGAAAATGGCTATCTCAGGATCATCACAAATCATTGAACAAATAACAAGAATAATATTTGTTTTACTCTATTTATATTTTTCTTACCCTATAGATTCTACCTGGGGAGCTTTTATAGCACTTTTAGGAATTAGTATAGGAGAATTTTTTGGACTACTATGGCTATTTTTAAATTATAATATTATAAATTTTAAATCTAAAAAAAATATTGTAAATAAGAAATTATCATCCAAAGAAATAATAACTTCATTATTTTTTATTGCTATGCCAATAACAATATCACAATTTTTTCACGTTTTATTACAGATATCAAATACAATATTAATACCTAGAAGATTGATATTAGCAGGTTATACAATGGAACAATCATTAGAAATATTTGGAAGAGTAGCAGGTATGGCCATGCCTTTTGTATTTTTACCATTCATTTTTACTGGAGCTTTAGTAATGAATATAATACCAAATATATCAGAGCAAATTAGTAAAAATAATTTATCTGATGTTGAAAAAAGTTCAAGTTTATGTTTAAGAGTGACATTCATTTTAACAATTCCTATAACTTTAATATATATTTTTTATTCTATACCAATAACTGATTTTGTTTATAATGATGTTTTAGTTGGAAAATATTTATATGTCCTATCATATAGCACTATATTCTTATCACTTCATCACACGGCCTCTGGTATATTACATGGATTAGGAAAACAAATACAAGCAAGTATAAATCATTTTATAGGTATGAGTATACAACTACTTGCAACTTTCTTTTTAGTCTCAAACCCTAACTATGGAATATATGGATTTCTTATTGGTTTCTTAGTATGTTCTATTGTGATGTTTAGTCTTGATTTTATAACTCTTAAAAAATATATTAAAATAAAATGGGATATTACAAATTTCATATTAAAACCTGTTATTTCAGGAGGTATAATGCTACAGTCTATTAAATTAGGTTATTATTTTATAAATCATTTTCAATTAAATCAATTTTATATAATAATTAATTATTTAATATCAATATTTATATATTTCATTCTTTTGATTATAACTAATGCATTACCTATTAATATAATATTAAAATTATTATCTAAAAAAAGACATAAATAA